The genomic segment ATTACAACTTACGGAGAACAtaacccttgatagaaaggtgtagAGGACTCGGGTTAGGGTAGAGagttagtgggtaggagttcgACCGTGATAGTAGGGATGAGTGTTTGATTTGTATCTGAGTTTGGATTTTCTTGTTCGTTGTGTTTCACTGATGTATATGAttttatagtattaccttgtgggtatcttatttcctttattatctagcagTGTGTTATAATTTTGTTctgtacttttatatttttttgtttgttatactgttatctgtcaTGAACCGAGGttggtagtggtatagactgcgtacactttatcctccccaAACTCCACTATATGGAAATACAAtgaatatattatgttaataatGGTGATGACATTCCAACTATTTTTGTACACCATAATTAATTTTACGAAATCAATAATTATTAGTAAATAATTTTGTCCATAAAAACTAAAACATGCGTAAAGAATCACATAATGTTTGTTGTCTCCACTGCCATACTATACTTGTTGAAAACTTGGCCAATGGTGTGTGCATGTAGATAATAAAATTACAAGCTTAATTAATTTGTTGCTCTAGAAGTTGTCAATTTATTACACTCCTATATCAGCTCAATTCCACTACACTACTTGAAGTAACTAATATTCCGAGACATGGAATAAAAGACCaaaatttttagtttatgaacAATGAAAGAATCCaataattcatttcaaataaaattcataatgTTAACTCGCTCgtacttttcaaaaatacatccatattaaatctattaaaatagtgcattttttagTATCCGACATGCACTGGTCCATATTTTGAAGACTCCGAACAACATAAATTAGCCCATTCACCATGCGTTATATGAATTCATTGTGCTTGTTCCGTTCTACTCGATTATCTTGTAAATGGCTTACCCAAACTGATCCAATTGCCTACCAACTGTTCGATGAATTGCCTCAACGAGATGTAGTATCAGCTACATCTTTAATAAGCCATTTTACTAGATTGAACCAACACAATAAAGCTATCTCTATGTTCTCAAAAATGTTTGCGTTGAATATTAAACCCAATGAGTTTACATTCAGCGTTGTTATGCAGTCATCCGTGTTTCTCGATGATTCAAATTTAGGAAAGCAGTTTCATGGGGTTTCGATAAAACTTGGGCTTAACTCGAATGTTTACGTGGGTAGTTCGCTTTTGAACCTTTACGTGAAGTTAAGTAGCGTTGACGAAGCTCGATTTGTTTTTGAGGATACACATGAACCAAATGCTGTTTCGTACACGAGTTTACTATGTGGGTATCTTAAAGAAGATAGGTTTGATGAAGCGATGGAAGTCTTTCGGGTGATTCCAGAGAGGAATGTTGTTTCTTGGAATGCTATGATTAGTGGTTTTAGCAAGAAAGGACGTAATGAAGAGGCTGTTGATCTTTTTGTTGAGATGTTGAGACGAGGTTGTGTGCCTGATCAATCGACTTTTCCTTCTTTGTTTAGTGCAGCTGCAAATATGGCGGTGTTAGGAAGGGGAAAAAGTTATCATGCTTGTGCTTTGAAGTACTTGGGTGAGGTTGGTGTGTTTGTGGGGAATTCTCTTGTTAGTTTTTACGCGAAATGTGGGAGTTTAGAGGATTGTGTTCGCGTTTTTGTTGGACTTTGTGAAAGAAATGTAGTGAGTTGGAATGCTTTAATATGTGCTCATGCCCAGAATGGGAGCGGGGAAGCCGCGATTGAGTTGTTTCAGAGGATGAAAGAGGTGGGAGTCAAGCCAAATAGTGTCACTCTTCTTGGTTTGTTATTGGCGTGTAGTCATGTTGGTCTTGTTGATGAGGCCTATACGTATTTTGAGCAGGCAAGAACTCAGGATGCTGAGCTGTTGAAATCTGAGCATTATGCATGTATGGTTGATCTGTTATCGCGTTCAGGGAGGTTTCAACAAGCTGAGAAATTTATTCAGGATTTGCCTTTTGATCCTGGTTTAGGATTTTGGAAGGCATTGTTGGGGGGCTGCCAGATTCACTCTAACACGAAGTTAGGGGAGTATGCTGCTGAAAAGGTGTTGGCTTTAGAGCCCGGAGATGTTTCATCGTATGTGATGCTGTCGAATGCACATTCTGCTGCTGGAAGATGGCAGAGTGTGTCCATTGTAAGGAATGAGATGAGGGAAAAGGGATTGAAGACGGTCCCTGGTTGTAGTTGGGTTGAAATCAAATGCAAAATTCATGTATTTGTTACTGGAGACAAGAGACATGCCCACAAGTCTGAGATTTATGAACTTCTTGGCTACTTCCTCGAGCACGCAATGAAGAGTCAAGAAACTGATTTTCTTCGAGAATTTTGATACATAGCTCCACAATTCAATGTCCAGCGACACAACATGGAAGGGAAAACGAAGATGTCATTGCCGCTCACCTTGTAATTTTTTGAAGTACTACAGAATAGATAtcaaatatcaatgaattttaaaGATGCATTTGAAGGTACCTAGTCAAGTTTCTTGAGATTGTGAGGTATATTGAGAAGTTAAATGGGGAGAAACAGGGAGTATTAATTAAGTCTTTCATTGAATCCATATGGTTGTGAAAAATGTTTACCCCTGTACCCGATGTAAATGGGCAAAAATAATGAAGTTAGAACATATACTTTGGGATCTGAATAAAGGTCAAAAACTCTGCCACAAGGAAATTGAGTGCTGGAGGTTGCTGTACAAAGATATACCAAAACCATTCGCGGTATTGAGGTGAAACAAGAGGATTTAACCTTACATACCTCAATTCTCAACTTACAACTACTACCCACTTGATGAATTCTTTGATGAAGCTTTAATCTATAAAGGCACGGTGCTTAAGTTACGCAGATAATGCTATGGTATGAGGAACTAAAGATATCCAAATTATATTAGGAGAATGCCTTGAACAAGTATTAGCAACCAGCTATAATCACAAAATGTGTAAAGGAATTATAAACAAAACTTCCTCGTTAACTTCAAAGCAGAGTGATCACGTACTAACAAAAACAGTCAGCACTTACCGGATACTGCTGGGCAGATAATATTCTTGTAATACAGAAGCATCTATGCTGGTTGGACAAATGATATGGTTGCTCAAGATCATTAGCGTACTAGTTAATATCTATTTCATGGAAGCATAACTTAAAAACCAAAAGAGGACATTAACTTAAAGAGGCAATGTAAGGCTCACAATCATTCATGATTCTTGACCCCCTTCGACTCAAGGGGCTTAAGATCATAGAAACCCCTTTGagagaaatttaagaaaaatcgAGGACAAGGTTGAAATTCCCTTATATATGGAGCAAATACGTCTCTGAAATGCAAAATTTAGAATCCAAAACACAAGGCACTTGCATTCAAGTGttcaaagaaacaaaaatcaaatattCTAAATTCTCTTAAAATACTAAACAGGCCATTAATTTAGATGATCCCAATCTTGTTGGCGACATCCAAAGCATCATAGTCAGGAGTCAACCTCACATATGCCTTCTTTGTACCATCAGGCCTGAACAATGAAGACAAAAAGCAGTTTAGCAAGGAATGAACAAGGCAAAATGAAGAACAGCTGATGAAGTTGAAAGAAATATAGTCCTTGAGCAGGTTGACATTCTTTCATCGTTTGACATGATGGTTGGACGCCGACCAATTTTCATATGAACCTttgaattttatcattttaggactatattggtatgaagaacaGCACAGCAGGAAATATACCTGATCAATGTGTTGATTTTCTTTGTCTGAATGTCGTACATCTTCTTCACAGCAtcctttatcttctttttatcaGCTTTGAGGTCCACAATGAAAACAAGAGTGTTGTTGTCTTCAATCTTCTTCATCGCAGACTCGGTGGTGAGAGGATACTTGAGAATGGCATACTGATCAAGCTTGTTCCTTCCAGGTGCACTAACACGAGGATACTTGGGGTTTCTATCCTTCTTCAAAGTTCTAGGACGGTGGAATGTGACTTTTGTCCTTATCTTTTGTGACTTCTTCTTAGAGGTTGATCCTGACTTGACAGCCTTGGCAGCCTTGACGGCTTGAGCCTTAGGGTCAGTTTTTTTGGTTGAATCACCTGCAATCAAAGATTAAAATTCCAGTATTAGGATTTTAGTACAGAGGCAGCAAATAAATTAACATCCACTCTTCAAATCAATCTAAGTAGTACAATTGATTTTTCCTCCTAGCACATTTAGAATTTATACACTTATCTACACACCTCTAAGCCTAGTTCGTCCTAGTCATAAATGAATTACTTCCTGCAGGTTTCAATGTCTTTAGGTAGCAGGATGTtagaagatcacccaaatcagaATATTGACTCTTATACTAACCCTAATGATTCCATAATTGAGAGTATTAAGCAGGCCAGGTAAAAAATTCAAGCCTAATTAAGATAATCTTTCTCGAAACAAACAAAAAATCTAAATATTGCAAAACTATTTCAAATATACTAGCTTCTCATTTATCAAGCTTCCGGAACCTACCGAGGGCCCACTTACCATACACAAAGTAATTAAGGCAACTACTCTAGTTTCAAGAAATTTCAGAAATGCACCAATTATACACAACCCTATACATCTGTCCAACTCCACTTACAGACTTCTTTTTTTTGCAAGTATTAAAGCTCCAATTGTTACTAAAACAATGGCACATTTATCAAGATCACATAACCTATTTCGACTTGCTATAGACAACAATAATCAATGCAATAATTATATTTTCCTGAAACTTCAGAAATGCACCAAACATACAAGTCCCTGACTACTACCTCTCCCACTCCAATTATCAGTTTTTTTGCAAAAATTGAAGCTGCAGTTTCTACTAAAACAAATGACTCATAACATGACTCATTAATATGTTTTCCAATAATCTCAACAAAATGCAGAAAAACACCACACCACTAGACTATTCACCAAAACAACTCAATGCCATTTTCCAcccaacaacatacctagtgaagtcccacaaagtgggataTGGGGAGCGCAGAATGTAGGCAAACCTTGCCCCAACCTCTAGGAGGtagagagtctctttcaaaaagaCACTCGGCTCAGGGGTTTAACAGCTTCAACTAAGCATTTTCTTATTACAATACTGGAAAGTCCTCACTACACAAAAGCTACTATCACTACCCCCAACAGACAATAAGAACCCAGACTTATTAATGCCTTTGccataaattacaataaaaatactgaaatctttTTCCAAATGTGTTATCGACACCAATTAAATAGTCCTCCGGTTAACTTTTACTTGTCCAATATACTAAAAGTACATTTTCAGTTTTAGCATATCAAGGAAAAACATAGTAACTTTTTTCATGCTTAGACCTCAACATTAATTATTACTTGTTCCCCAAATTATTTCCCAAGACATATATCTACACTTCAATTAATATGTGTGTACTGTGGTAAAATACTCCTGCTAATCATAGTTTCTTAGAAAGTGTGCAAAGTCCAAATTGGACAAATAAAAATGACCAGAGGGCTACAAAGAGCATATCACAGATTAGAGCTAAGTTCAATAAATACTCATATTTTTTTCACACATAAAGACAACAGCTTTTCACATTTCCAACAACACAACAGGCATATTCTTCacatattctaaactatatcTCAAATGATAGCAAAATTAAGCCACACcagaaaaaagaaatcaaacacaaaaaaaaaagaattaaggtTTTAACAGCTTCAAATGTTAAAAATCCTCTGGATATTCATGCCTTTAACACAAGTAACAATAAAACTACTGAAATCTTTTATCAAATGTATTATCAACACCAATTATATATAAGTCCAACAATTATCTaatccctccatcccattttaacCGTCCCAAACTGGGATGGCACAGCTATTAAGAAACCAttgattggtaatgtaactttaccattttgcccctcttaattgtgtcttgttgttagttcaTGGATGACTAATAACAAAacaccatttatatttttaatggtacacttctttgcaacatttttcaaagATGCTAATAAAAAGGAGTAAtgaattacactaagggtataatggtaaaaaaaaaattgtctgtcgtaaaatgggacatcaaattaggaaatttgggacggataaaatgggacggagggagtatattattAGACAACATAAAAACAACAACTTTtcatatttccaacgatataataAACATAGCTCAGCACATATATTAAccaaatctcacaaaaaaagagcaaaaaatgtCAGCATATTCAACTCATATATTAACCGAATCTCACCAAAAAAGAGCTAAAAATGTACCTTTAGGAGCCATTTGGATAGGTAGAAATTCTGAACCCTACAATAAATTCACCAACTTACCTACAAACAGATGAATCATATAAATATATGCAttatatatagtaaaaaaaatttaagatttaGGGTTTGATGGAAGTGTATATACCTGAGAGAAGGAAGAAGCTGCTACGGGGATTTAGGGTTTTTGGAGAGTGAAGCAGTATGGATATTTATAGTAGGGCTTAGCTAAGGGTGAATGTTTGAATCTTGAAGCCCAGTTTATTCAGTACATATTGGAGGCCCATAATTAGAGTGGTAGGAGAAGCCagataaaagaagggaaaaataacataaatatagaGCTTTAACTTACTATATTTACAAAGATTTTCAccattacaaaataattataaaatttaaactaaTTATGTACcttcattggatgtatcgaaagctaattatacATCTTTATTTAGGAAataatgtatcttcgttggatgtattatgtatctcgacagatccaaaataaaaaaaaatgtatcgggagctaattatgtatctgtacaaaggaaaaataaaaattccaaTGGCTTTGGCTACTCTAACCTTCCCGACCacgattttgttattttttttttatcactaACTACAAAAGTGTCATCAGAGATGAAATTCCGAATGTCTTTAACGCCgaataaataaatgtatcttGATTTAatgtattgggagctaattatgtatctcgacagattcaaaattgagatttttagtaattatgATAAATGTTGAGATTCTGTAATTAAACTCCAAACTATCGGAATTTATGTTACTTAGCCATAAAAGAATACCATTTACAACAcataaaattgtaaaaaacaGTGTCGATGTGATCAAGAAGTCATGGGCTCAAGATGTGGAAATAACATTTagtagaaatgtaaggtaagattGTGTACAATAGATCTTTATGATCTGATCCTTTTTCAAACCTCGCATATAGGGAACTTTAGTGCATCAGACTGCCTTTTAAGTCTTGatagctgtttttttttttttttttattcgggatgtttttttctccatttttttcaaattatgtttCACTTTTTGTTTTTCGATAGTCAAACAGTTTAGTTTGACCATAAATTTAGGCACGAAATCTtcaagattttaaattaaagtttatatatttgaaaactacgcaaaaagtattataagtcaaattattgacaattcaaaatatttaaaagatatataaaaaaactaCGATCAAAGATAAATTTGTTTGAATCTCGAAATCTGAAAAGTGATACAtaagacggagggagtaatatttagtcattgtttaaatataattaaacatatatttttgaattacaattaatatttaaataaaaatatcccTAACATTTTGTGTTGAAATTCAAAACTTTAATTAGTTGAACTCCAACTAACATACTAGAGTCATAAGTAGAGGAAGAGATCGGTGAAATGGAAAGAGAAGCAAAACGAGTTCTCAATCAGGGATTAATAAGCTTTGACTAGGGAGAAGGAGACCTTCTCATACCCACCCTTACAAGAGTCTAACGGAGAAAAGTATATGCCCAATAGGGGAAGACTACAATAAAAGGATGTCGGTATGTTGATGGCTAGCTTGTAGATGTAAATGTTGGACCTTAGTTTGTTGatagatttgattttggagaataGGTCTGAATTTGAGGTCCGACATAAAAGTCCACTAACCGTGCTGAACTGGTTAGTGATGGAAGCAATTTCCACAAACGGAGAACAAAAGCATGTACTTGACCACTCATCCATCGGTTTTTATGTAAAATCTTTAATTAATACGCTAGGAATATAAGTAGGGCAAAATGGCTCGATGgtgtactatgtccgttttgtaatgtgcatactcctacttacatgtttgtcatctgaaccctttaactcactaaaactcaatattttaagcCTTTTGACCGTTGACCGaatctatgtggcattaaaatttCTGAGTAGGATTTTACTACACGCGTGTATGAGCGAGTGAAagcaatatatttatattaaaataatattaaaattgaaaaaaaataaaaaagaccttttttccctccatcatttttaatttaaaaatattttttaaaatttaaaaataataaattaattttttttttaaaaaaagcccCCTCTCCCAACCCCCAACCCCCGTCCAACCACCCTTCACCCCACCCCTCAACCTCGTCcagcacccccaccccaccccctcgaTCTAGTACCCCCACCCCCAtccaacacccccacccccaGCACTCCTCCTCGCATACAGCACCTCACCCCACCCCTCACCCTCTCCAGCAACCCTACCCCCAGCCCCGTCCAGCACCCCTATCCCACCCCCAACCCATCCAGCCACCCCCAACCCCCCACCCCTAACGCACTAGCCCTCACCCACCTATATCCTTCCCCAACTCCCTTTCTTCACATCAGCCAACCCCCATCCCCATTTTCAGCACCAgccccccacccccaaaaaccaaaaaaacattcaatttactttttattttgttttttaaattttttctctcaattcaaattttttcatatttcttttggattaaaatttaaatttgaattgaaagttaGTGATAGTTgatattgaaaaattagtgaatttcatgaataagctagaaaaaactcaaaatttttgtgaatttgttacagatattcaaatttaaaataaaaaattcattatatatgaatttatagttaaaaatttaaattagttggagaagaattttaattatttggaatgaatttgatgtttaatttgtgagcaataataaaaacataattatttaaattcttctacaatttataaaaaaaaaaatattgagctgatgtggcagctgacgtggaAGCTGACTTGGGCATGAAATTTAAAGTAATACTAAAAATGACGTGGAAGCTGACGTGAGACGATTGTATTACACACACCGTCAGAGGGATTTACAATGATGATTTTTAATGGAttcaagggttcagatgacaaacatgtaagtaggcgTATCCACATTACACAACGGACATAGTACAAGAGTCCATCGAGCCATTTAAGAGGTGTGTGTGAAATGAGGAAAAAAAGGACcattgaataagaaaaaaattattccaaGCGTAATCATGAACTATTTCATTTTATCTTGTTCAATTTAGGTTGTTTATCTGTTTTTTACtgaaataaatcaattcaaaaatcataatttcaaaataatttaatagaCTTATAATGTAATCAAACGAGTACTTAATTAAGACCTAGTTGCCTTAGTTCTcgttagtcttttttttttctttctggaataacttattttatatataaaatataaattctttCCATGatgatttaaccttttttttatttgattttttattcgGTGGTCAGCTCCCATATTGAAGTACGACTATATTTAGATTCGCATCGAAAAGTTTTACATTGGGGATTAAAGTGCTCCCTAACAAAGACAACTTTATACCTAAGGACTCAACTTAGCCCTATTTTTGAAGAGTTGTAACTTTTGCCCACCCATTTTtacctctcttttttttctcgGCAGATTATTACATAAGGGTAAAACTTGTACGTTCATGAGAAAAAGAATCACATTAAAAATTGAACTCCAGGGAGCATGGTGAAATAAAACAATCatgaaaatcacatttttaaGATACAAAGaaaattgtataaataacataaatcccaattCTATTAGACTTATTTATCTTCTCTCCCATTTTCTTAATTACTTTGTTCTCTCTCCCGATTCATATACATTAATTAGCCATTATATACATTCAACGCTATTTATATGAGAATCTGCCAACCTTctttagaaaggaaaaataacagATTTTGCATTCTATTAGCTAAACAATTAATGCTGACATTAATAGTAGATTACTGCATCCCTTAATTTGTGTAACAGTTATagtaattcaaaatttgaaaataacaatacatcaaagtaaaatcaaccaaaaaacaaaaacttCAAACATCCTAATCATTGTTTTtgatctattgaaaaaaaatacatttttgttgtattcaagaagatgaatattgcaATTCTTTTGAGGCACTCTGATCAGTGAAAAACTGAAACGAAATATGTAAAGTACAAAAGTGAAGGGATTATTATCAAGCACAAACTGTTGTGGACGATGCGGATATGCCGGTCACAATAGACGTTCTTGTAACTTTTTTTCGAAGGAGTAATTATTTACTCTACATACAATGATTAATCATTCGTTTATCATTTAGAAATTAATTTGCGTtactttttttaactattttagtCGTTCGTCATTTTGAACAGTTGAATATTAATTTTATGCAGTTTACCTTttcattgttttttattttttttaaaggtgTATATCAATTCTATTCTATTATTGTATTCATTCATTAAAATAAGTTGCAAACCACAGATAAATGTAAATTAGAGTTTTCAGTTTAAAGGTTTCTTGTTTAAGTAGGTATGTATGTGCATATGTTACAATTAGTTATCCATTACTTCAATGTTTATGTTTACATGTATTCTGAATAAATTGGTATGCATGTGCATTTGTTACCCATTAATTAAATTTGTATGTTTTCATATTCTAAGTTTTTCAGTACATATAGATATGTATTGTTAGACACTAGTTCAATGTTTATGTAGTCATATACAAGAAATTTGGAAtagttatatataaattttaaatgattatttaaaatagtgaaaaattagtGTTATGTATATTCCAAACTTATactatatattgtgttataattatATGACTACATATACATACAAATTTGTGTTACGTTCATATATGGCTAATGGAAAATGACTATATATACATTGTAACTCTATGTATATGACTGTTATAATTATATAACTACATATACATACAGATTAGGCACAAGTTCAATGTTTATGTACTCATATACGAGGGA from the Capsicum annuum cultivar UCD-10X-F1 chromosome 9, UCD10Xv1.1, whole genome shotgun sequence genome contains:
- the LOC107842192 gene encoding pentatricopeptide repeat-containing protein At5g42450, mitochondrial; its protein translation is MRYMNSLCLFRSTRLSCKWLTQTDPIAYQLFDELPQRDVVSATSLISHFTRLNQHNKAISMFSKMFALNIKPNEFTFSVVMQSSVFLDDSNLGKQFHGVSIKLGLNSNVYVGSSLLNLYVKLSSVDEARFVFEDTHEPNAVSYTSLLCGYLKEDRFDEAMEVFRVIPERNVVSWNAMISGFSKKGRNEEAVDLFVEMLRRGCVPDQSTFPSLFSAAANMAVLGRGKSYHACALKYLGEVGVFVGNSLVSFYAKCGSLEDCVRVFVGLCERNVVSWNALICAHAQNGSGEAAIELFQRMKEVGVKPNSVTLLGLLLACSHVGLVDEAYTYFEQARTQDAELLKSEHYACMVDLLSRSGRFQQAEKFIQDLPFDPGLGFWKALLGGCQIHSNTKLGEYAAEKVLALEPGDVSSYVMLSNAHSAAGRWQSVSIVRNEMREKGLKTVPGCSWVEIKCKIHVFVTGDKRHAHKSEIYELLGYFLEHAMKSQETDFLREF
- the LOC107843011 gene encoding 60S ribosomal protein L23a; protein product: MAPKGDSTKKTDPKAQAVKAAKAVKSGSTSKKKSQKIRTKVTFHRPRTLKKDRNPKYPRVSAPGRNKLDQYAILKYPLTTESAMKKIEDNNTLVFIVDLKADKKKIKDAVKKMYDIQTKKINTLIRPDGTKKAYVRLTPDYDALDVANKIGII